One Heyndrickxia oleronia genomic window, AGTCGTCAGATAAACAAAAAGATACAAAGGTAACTACAAATAATGAGCAAGAAAATAGCAATACTTCAACTAGCGAAAATATTGGTGAATCCACGCCGCCACCAATCCAGGAGGCCGAAAATATCCCGGCTAATGAGAAAAAGGCTCTACTTGCTGCATTTGATCAACATGTTAAAACCTTTAATCAAAAGGATCTAGATGGTTATATGAGTACCATTTCGAAAAATCCGACCTCTTTTAAGTTGGATGAAGAACGTGATTATATAAAAAATATCTTTGAAACAACTGATATTCAAATCAATCCGCAAAATGTAATTATTATTGATTATAAGGACAATGAAGCCAATATTTTTACAGAAATGAAAACCATCGTTTCGGAAACTGGCTCTAAGAAAAAGGTCGAACAACTAAGTCGTCAAATTAATACGTTCAAAAAAGAGGATGGACAGTGGAAATTAAACGCCACCTTTGCGATGGAAACAAAATAAAAGAGATTGTCTATTTGGGATCTGATCCTATAATAGACAATCTTTTTTTCTGTTATAAAAGAGGTTGAGGCCCAAGAAAATTACCCCCTTTTATAAGGCTACTAATTATCCGAAAAAGGACGTTTCTTTAATTCCTTCCTACGTTTTCCTTTAACTAAAACAACTCTTTTATTGTGATAGGTTCGGAACAGATTTTCTGCCGGTATACTCGCTACAGCCGTTTCTTTCTTCGCTGGTTTATAATCAAATGGCTCTTTCAAAAAAGTAGCTTTCACTCTTTTGGATATTTGAAAATATGGAATCCAGATGAATGTGTATATAAGGGATTGTCCTATTTCCTTATAGGCACTCGCTGTATATTCGGGTTGAATATCCTTGTAGGCGTCCAAAGTATAGATGGTGTTAACGACAAGAGCAGTATCAATAATTTGTAAAATAAGACTACCAACTAAATAGTAAATCATTGCTTTCGGAAAAAGACGATTCTTTTTGAACATAAGTACTAATAAGAAAATAGGTACAATGACAAAAAAGATACAATTAATCACTACTTCAAAAATAATGATTGGTACAAATAATGGATGATAGAAATCAGATCCAGCGGTAGTAATTTCACGCCAAACCTCTGGTTGGAAATAATCTACTACTATATCTTTAACGAAAAAAATTGAAGCTATAGTCGTTAATAGTAAGCTAATCATCACAAGAATTAACCAGCCACCAATTCCCTCATATTTTGAAATAGGTGTTAGTGCTCCAGACTTCATGAAGCCTCCCCTTTCATATCCAAATTATCCTAAAATATCCACTCTCTATAAAGCATAGATGATTCAATCTAGAAGTTGAACAACTATTTTTAAAATTCCTACTAAGGAACTAGATGGAAAATAATTGAGGGCTTAGGTTATACTAGCTATACATTGATCAGTGGATAGTCGATTTGTTCAATAATAATAGAATCGAAAAACTTGCACGGAATTTTTTTTCTTTTATAATGAAGGTATTGTGAAAAAAAGTTGAAAGGCGGCAGATGACATGCAAATAGGTATGGTTGGTTTAGGTAAAATGGGTTATCAGCTTTCATTAAACCTTATGGAAAAAGGACATGCAGTTTCAGCATATGATGTAAATAAAGAATCAGTAGATAATATTTCTAAAGATGGTGGTCAAGGAGCCTATACATTAGAAGAACTTGTGAAACAGCTTGATCGTCCACGTAAAATTTGGATGATGGTTCCTGCAGGCGAAATTACAGAGCAGGTTTTCAATCAATTGCTTCCATTACTTGATGAAGGAGACATTCTCATCGATGGCGGTAATGCACATTATAAAGATTCATTAAGACGCTATGATGTAGCTAAGGAAAAAGGTGTTTCTTATCTTGATTGCGGTACAAGTGGCGGTGTAGAGGGTGCTCGTAACGGTGCATGTACAATGATTGGTGGAGACAAAGAAGCCTTTGATCAAGTAGAAAGTATCTTCAAAGAAATCTCTGTTGATAAAGGGTATTTATATACTGGGAAAGCAGGAAGCGGTCATTTCCTAAAAATGATACATAATGGAATTGAATATGGAATGATGCAAGCAATCGCTGAAGGCTTCGAAATCCTAGAAAAAAGCCCATTCGATTATGATTACGAAAAAGTTTCAACTGTATGGAATAATGGATCAGTTATTCGTTCTTGGTTAATGGAGTTAATGGAAAATGCCTTCTCTAAAGACAGCAAACTAGATAAAATTAAAGGTGTTATGCATTCATCAGGTGAAGGGAAATGGACTGTTGAAACAGCACTTGACTTCCAAACAGCTGCTCCTGTTATCGCATTATCTCTTATGATGCGCTACCGTTCATTAGAGGATGATACATTCACTGGTAAAGTAGTTGCTGCACTAAGAAATGAATTCGGCGGACACGCAGTAGTAGAAAAATAATAGATAAGCCATTTAAAACACTTAAGAAACCAAATGTTTCTTAAGTGTTTTTTATTTTTTGATTGTTTGCATTCGTAACGAGTCATTCGTATAATAGTGTTTTGATCGTATAGGTGTCCAAACTATAAATTCCCCTTTCCAATCTGGGGATTCTTTTATAAAATGGAAATAAAACTAAACTGAGGATGATTAAAATAAAATGAAAACAGTTATCGTAACGGACAGTACAGCCTATATCCCGAAGGACGTCCGAGAAGAGTTAAACATACATATGATTCCACTGAGTGTCGTTATTGGCGGAGAAACCTATGAAGAGGAATTAGATATTACTGCTGGACAATTCTATGAAGAATTAAAAAGACAGGATCGCCTACCAACCTCATCCCAACCATCATCAGGTCAGTTTGTTGCTTTATATGAAAAATTAGCAAAGGACTATGATGCGATTATTAGTATCCACCTTTCGAGTGGGATTAGTGGAACCTATCAAGGTGCAGTAACCGCAGGAACAATGGTTGAAGGGGTAAAGGTATATGCCTATGATTCGGAAATTAGCTGTATGGCACAAGGCTTTTATGCCATTGATGCAGCAAAAATGGCAGCGGAAGGGAAATCCCCTGAAGAAATAATCTCCCGAATTGACGAATTGAAAGCATCCTTACGTGCCTATTTCATGGTCGATGATTTATCCAATCTTCAAAGAGGTGGCCGTCTTACAAGTGCACAAGCCATTATTGGAAGCTTGCTAAAAGTGAAACCTCTCCTTCATTTTGTGGACAAGGTGATTGTTCCATTTGAAAAAATCCGTACCCGCAAAAAAGCAATGAATCGAATCAGTGAACTAATTGGCGAAGATGCATCTAAAGGAACAGCCTTAAAGGCATCCATCATTCACGCAAATCGCGAGGAGGATGCAAAGGAATGGAAGGCTGAACTCGAACAGCTCTATCCAAATGTAGATTTCTCCATCAGCTATTTTGGCCCGGTCATTGCCACTCACTTAGGTGAAGGTGCGATGGGCTTAACCTGGACAATAAAGTAAGTGAATAGGGCTGTCTGTAATCAGACAGCCTATAAAAAGGAGTGAAGAAATGACTCAGCCATTCTCACAAGAACTTCAAACCTTTCTCTCAGGACGTAAACTCCTCTTAACTGAAATTCCCTTTCCAAAAGCACTTATCCAAAAGCATCTCGAAAATAAATTCATTGCCGCTCTACCAGGAATTATCCAAAATAACAAATTTCAATGTGAACGTTGCGGAAACACGTTTCCATATCTTTTTGCGCAATTCCCATGTGCGAATTGCCAAACAAACTGTACTTATTGTCGGAATTGCCTCATGATGGGGCGAGTTTCCACTTGTACACCTCTTTACCATTGGATTGGTCCACCATCAGAAATGGACCTAACAGAATCCGTATTAGAGTGGAGCGGTACCCTATCCCCTGGACAACAAACGGCGTCAAAGCGTGTCATTGAAGCGGTTTATACAAGATCTGAGCTTTTGGTTTGGGCGGTATGAATCGCCGGATATGAATACCGAAAAAATAAGCATTAAAAATTCCAAGCGATTTCTATATTTTCGCCATGGATATATATTTGTTTTATTAGTTTTTGAATAATAGATTGTTTTTTATTAAAATCTGCAGTGTAAAGATCGGATACATATTTCTTTAACTCTTTTGGAGTTAACACATTTTGTTGCTGAGAATTTTGATTTTCT contains:
- the gnd gene encoding phosphogluconate dehydrogenase (NAD(+)-dependent, decarboxylating); this encodes MQIGMVGLGKMGYQLSLNLMEKGHAVSAYDVNKESVDNISKDGGQGAYTLEELVKQLDRPRKIWMMVPAGEITEQVFNQLLPLLDEGDILIDGGNAHYKDSLRRYDVAKEKGVSYLDCGTSGGVEGARNGACTMIGGDKEAFDQVESIFKEISVDKGYLYTGKAGSGHFLKMIHNGIEYGMMQAIAEGFEILEKSPFDYDYEKVSTVWNNGSVIRSWLMELMENAFSKDSKLDKIKGVMHSSGEGKWTVETALDFQTAAPVIALSLMMRYRSLEDDTFTGKVVAALRNEFGGHAVVEK
- a CDS encoding DegV family protein, producing the protein MKTVIVTDSTAYIPKDVREELNIHMIPLSVVIGGETYEEELDITAGQFYEELKRQDRLPTSSQPSSGQFVALYEKLAKDYDAIISIHLSSGISGTYQGAVTAGTMVEGVKVYAYDSEISCMAQGFYAIDAAKMAAEGKSPEEIISRIDELKASLRAYFMVDDLSNLQRGGRLTSAQAIIGSLLKVKPLLHFVDKVIVPFEKIRTRKKAMNRISELIGEDASKGTALKASIIHANREEDAKEWKAELEQLYPNVDFSISYFGPVIATHLGEGAMGLTWTIK
- a CDS encoding nuclear transport factor 2 family protein; the encoded protein is MNIYKTRLLLIFMLVGALMLAACGKEEESSDKQKDTKVTTNNEQENSNTSTSENIGESTPPPIQEAENIPANEKKALLAAFDQHVKTFNQKDLDGYMSTISKNPTSFKLDEERDYIKNIFETTDIQINPQNVIIIDYKDNEANIFTEMKTIVSETGSKKKVEQLSRQINTFKKEDGQWKLNATFAMETK
- a CDS encoding DUF2569 domain-containing protein; translated protein: MKSGALTPISKYEGIGGWLILVMISLLLTTIASIFFVKDIVVDYFQPEVWREITTAGSDFYHPLFVPIIIFEVVINCIFFVIVPIFLLVLMFKKNRLFPKAMIYYLVGSLILQIIDTALVVNTIYTLDAYKDIQPEYTASAYKEIGQSLIYTFIWIPYFQISKRVKATFLKEPFDYKPAKKETAVASIPAENLFRTYHNKRVVLVKGKRRKELKKRPFSDN